AAAAGAAGCTCTCCGTTTTCGTCCCTTTCAAACCTTAAAAGTCTGTTTCCTTTATCTGCTTTTGAGCCTATGCTTAATAAAGTCCCTTGTCTTTGTTCTCTCCACTTTCTTTTTAACTGTTGTCTTTCTTTACTTTCCTTGTCTCTGTTTTTACAGAGCTTTTCAAAAAGGGCTTTACCGCCAAACACCACTTTTTTGTCTGTTGGATATTGCTTTGCTTTGTAGATAGCAGAGCTTATGTATACGGTAGGCAGGTCAGGAAACAGTTGTCTTAGCTTTTGGTATATTTGATTATGGGAGTTTTTGTTTGTTAGCAGTTTATATGCAGACCTTATGGCGGATGATTGTTTACGCATTAATTCTAAGAGCTTTTTTCTGTCGGAACTGTTCAACTAAAGTTTAAACTGCAAGCTTACATACATCAGGTTCTTATTATAACTACTCAGCGCTGCCTGAAGGATTTTTTCGAACAGCTTCACTACCGCTTTACATTTGGGAGATTGAGGGTATAATTATTTTTGTAGGAGAGGTGGCCGAGAGGCCGAAGGCGGCTCCTTGCTAAGGAGTTGTAGGGTTAATAGCCCTACCGCGGGTTCGAATCCCGCCCTCTCCGTTTAATCAGTTTCCAATTCTATTTCGCAACCCTCCTTTTCTATGATCAACTGACAGGTTAGCCTTCTGTTTTCCTCGTATTCTCCAATACGCCAAAGGGTTTCCTCTTCTACCTCCGATGGCTCTGCCAAACATTCTAAACCTTTTTTGACTGTGCATACGCACACGCCACACTGACCGTCAGTGCATCCAAATTCCACACCAGCTTTTTCTATCTCGTGATGCAGTTCTCCAAACCTAACTCCGGCTGGAATGTCAAACACTTTTTTGTTAATCTTTACCTTAGCCATGCTATTTATTTTAAGGTCTTGTAAGAAAACCAAAATGAGTTTAATCACCGGTTGGTTATAATTGAAACTTGGAGGAGGTGCCATGAAGGATTGTTTGAAGTTAATAACAGAGCGACGCTCCATAACCTTCTTTGACCCTAACAGAGAAGTGCCTTTAGAACTAATAAAAGAGATTTTAGAAGTTTCCGCCACCGCACCCTCTGGATACAATCTTCAACCTTGGCAGGTAGTTGTGGTTATAGATAAAGAAAAAAAGAAAAAGCTTAAAGAGATATGCTACAACCAACAAAAGGTAGAAGACGCAAGTGCCAATGTGGTCATAATAGCCAACACAAGGGCGGGTTTTGATAACGTGGATAGGGTTTTGGACAGTTGGATA
This DNA window, taken from Thermocrinis jamiesonii, encodes the following:
- a CDS encoding 2Fe-2S iron-sulfur cluster-binding protein codes for the protein MAKVKINKKVFDIPAGVRFGELHHEIEKAGVEFGCTDGQCGVCVCTVKKGLECLAEPSEVEEETLWRIGEYEENRRLTCQLIIEKEGCEIELETD